In Microcaecilia unicolor chromosome 1, aMicUni1.1, whole genome shotgun sequence, the following are encoded in one genomic region:
- the LOC115460444 gene encoding gastrula zinc finger protein XlCGF26.1-like, with amino-acid sequence MAAKATLRIHTGMKPFICSECNKSFSQKEYLTNHQRIHTGVKLFICTECNKSFTHKTSLTKHWRIHTGVKPFICTECNKSFIRKANLTEHQKIHTGMKPFICTECNKSFTHKISLTQHQRIHTGVKPFICIECNKSFIRKANLTEHQRIHTGMKPFICTECNKSFTHKISLTQHQRIHTGVKPFICIECNRRFSQKVHLTKHQRIHTGMKPFICTECNKSFREKGNLTQHQRIHTGMKQFICSECNKSFSQKGNLTRHQRIHIGIKPFICTECNRRFSQKAHLTEHQRIHTGMKAFICTECNKS; translated from the coding sequence agaatccacacaggaatgaaaccattcatctgcagtgagtgtaataaaagcttcagtcagaaggaatACCTCACcaaccaccagagaatccacacaggagtgaaactgtttatctgcactgagtgtaataaaagcttcactcataaaacaagcctcacaaaacactggagaatccacacaggagtgaaaccattcatctgcactgagtgtaataaaagcttcattcGGAAGGcaaacctcacagaacaccagaaaatccacacaggaatgaaaccattcatctgcactgagtgtaataaaagcttcactcataaaataagcctcacacaacaccagagaatccacacaggagtgaaaccattcatctgcattgagtgtaataaaagcttcattcGGAAGGcaaacctcacagaacaccagagaatccacacaggaatgaaaccattcatctgcactgagtgtaataaaagcttcactcataaaataagcctcacacaacaccagagaatccacacaggagtgaaaccattcatctgcattGAGTGCAACAGACGCTTCAGTCAGAAGGtacacctcacaaaacaccagagaatccacacaggaatgaaaccattcatctgcactgagtgtaataaaagcttcagggagaagggaaacctcacacaacaccagagaatccacacaggaatgaaacaattcatctgcagtgagtgtaataaaagcttcagtcagaagggaaacctcaccagacaccagagaatccacataggCATCAAACCATTTATTTGCACTGAGTGCAACAGACgcttcagtcagaaggcacacctcacagaacaccagagaatccacacaggaatgaaagcattcatctgcactgagtgtaataaaagc